Proteins from a genomic interval of Rosa chinensis cultivar Old Blush chromosome 2, RchiOBHm-V2, whole genome shotgun sequence:
- the LOC112189846 gene encoding lysine histidine transporter 1, whose product MGTQTQNGADKIYDQTEMDEKLAREKAINDWLPITSSRNAKWWYSAFHNVTAMVGAGVLGLPYAMAELGWGPGIAILVLSWVITLYTLWQMVEMHEMVPGKRFDRYHELGQHAFGEKLGLYIVVPQQLIVEVGVCIVYMVTGGRSLQKVHDTVCSDCKKIKLTYFIMIFASVHFVLSHLPNFNSISGVSLAAAVMSLSYSTIAWTAAVDKGVVENVDYSYKAKTTTGKFFNFLAALGEVAFAYAGHNVVLEIQATIPSTPEKPSKVPMWKGVIVAYIIVALCYFPVALVGYYIYGNSVDDNILVSLERPKWLIAMANMFVVIHVIGSYQIYAMPVFDMMETVLVKKLNFRPTFMLRFITRTLYVAITMFVGITFPFFSGLLGFFGGFAFAPTTYFLPCVMWLAIYKPKRFGLSWWCNYICIFFGVLLMVLSPIGGLRSIIIQAKTYKFYS is encoded by the exons ATGGGAACTCAAACGCAGAACGGTGCCGATAAAATTTACGACCAGACAGAG ATGGATGAAAAATTAGCCAGGGAAAAGGCAATTAATGATTGGCTTCCAATTACTTCTTCGAGGAATGCAAAATGGTGGTATTCGGCTTTTCACAATGTCACGGCCATGGTTGGAGCTGGTGTTCTCGGTCTCCCTTATGCCATGGCAGAGCTTGGATG GGGTCCTGGTATAGCTATTTTGGTCCTTTCATGGGTCATCACATTATACACACTATGGCAAATGGTTGAGATGCATGAGATGGTTCCAGGGAAACGTTTTGATCGTTACCACGAATTGGGTCAGCATGCATTTGGTGAAAAACTTGGTCTTTACATTGTGGTGCCTCAGCAACTCATTGTTGAAGTTGGTGTTTGCATTGTGTACATGGTCACCGGAGGAAGATCGCTGCAGAAGGTCCATGACACTGTGTGCTCAGACTgcaaaaaaatcaaattgacTTACTTCATCATGATCTTTGCCTCTGTTCACTTTGTGCTTTCCCACCTTCCCAACTTCAACTCCATCTCCGGCGTGTCTTTGGCCGCAGCTGTCATGTCCTTGAG TTACTCTACCATAGCATGGACTGCTGCGGTAGACAAGGGTGTGGTAGAAAATGTCGATTATAGTTACAAAGCCAAGACTACTACGGGAAAATTTTTCAACTTCTTAGCTGCATTGGGTGAAGTGGCTTTTGCGTATGCTGGCCATAATGTAGTCCTCGAAATCCAAGCAACAATTCCTTCTACACCTGAGAAGCCTTCCAAGGTACCTATGTGGAAAGGAGTCATTGTTGCCTACATAATTGTGGCTTTGTGCTACTTCCCAGTTGCTCTAGTAGGATATTACATATATGGAAATTCAGTTGATGACAACATCCTCGTCTCATTGGAAAGACCCAAATGGCTAATTGCAATGGCCAACATGTTTGTTGTCATCCATGTTATTGGAAGCTATCAG ATTTATGCAATGCCAGTGTTTGACATGATGGAAACTGTACTGGTAAAGAAGTTGAATTTCAGGCCAACTTTTATGCTTCGCTTCATTACACGAACTTTATATGTTG CAATTACCATGTTTGTCGGAATCACATTCCCTTTCTTCAGTGGTCTCCTTGGATTTTTTGGAGGATTTGCTTTTGccccaacaacatatttt CTCCCTTGTGTAATGTGGCTTGCCATCTACAAACCAAAGAGATTCGGCTTATCCTGGTGGTGCAACTAT ATCTGCATCTTCTTTGGTGTTCTTTTGATGGTTCTATCACCAATTGGAGGGCTGAGATCAATCATCATTCAAGCCAAGACCTACAAATTCTACTCATAG
- the LOC112189845 gene encoding F-box protein At5g07610: MEHRFYPKRCTSSLAETVASIEQVLTEILVRVPAKPLVRFKCVSKHWLSLISDPKFCHRHTLQNPNTPVSAVFCDRSCRPFCFVPIDLDHMRGTSSTSSNIRNHGNQNPFGSGSPTCNPLDFVQNQYDYGIKTVHTFPVNRLHFDHKSPSRSRSLPFNPLTFAQNQYHDDIRIIQSCNGLFLCLLFHNKLNPPYLIFNPTTNQFSTLIPPPITAVTTATGERKEHYVSTALAFDPSKSPHYKVVCLRTIDGSEDGTIYHIVIYSSETQSWRILNFSIKRVFSILYARVVYWKGAIHWLGMFSEVAYFHIDEERDGFIDNRPHFYENDVHRRKCRYFQESHDGHHLYLIDIYRPCITKFEVFEMGKDYSGWFVKYLVDIDPICRWNLSDRFVVLFLDQDENEEEESSSLLLHMPGKLISYNLKSKTYKSLDLTPKPGVNDSLLRVEASNHRYMETLACV; the protein is encoded by the coding sequence ATGGAGCACAGATTCTACCCCAAACGCTGCACCAGTAGCTTAGCGGAAACCGTAGCCAGCATAGAACAAGTCCTTACTGAAATCCTTGTGCGCGTGCCAGCTAAACCTCTAGTCCGCTTCAAATGCGTCTCCAAGCATTGGCTCTCTCTTATTTCCGACCCTAAATTCTGTCACCGCCACACCCTTCAAAACCCTAACACTCCAGTCTCTGCTGTCTTTTGTGACAGATCCTGCCGCCCCTTTTGTTTCGTCCCTATTGATTTGGATCACATGCGTGGAACCAGTAGTACTAGTAGTAATATTAGGAACCATGGAAACCAAAACCCATTTGGGTCTGGTTCACCTACTTGTAATCCTCTTGATTTTGTACAGAACCAATATGATTATGGCATCAAAACTGTCCACACCTTTCCTGTCAATCGTCTTCATTTTGATCACAAAAGCCCATCTCGCTCTCGTTCACTCCCTTTCAATCCTCTTACGTTTGCTCAAAACCAATATCATGATGACATCAGAATTATCCAGTCCTGCAATGGCCTCTTCCTGTGTCTTCTTTTTCATAATAAACTGAACCCCCCATATCTTATTTTCAATCCTACAACAAACCAGTTCTCTACACTTATTCCTCCTCCAATTACTGCTGTTACCACCGCTACTGGTGAACGAAAAGAACACTATGTCTCTACTGCTTTGGCTTTTGACCCTTCCAAATCACCTCATTACAAGGTGGTCTGTCTTCGGACCATTGATGGATCTGAAGACGGCACTATCTATCACATAGTGATATATTCATCTGAGACTCAAAGTTGGAGGATTCTCAATTTTTCTATCAAGAGGGTATTTTCCATCCTCTATGCACGCGTGGTATACTGGAAAGGAGCAATTCATTGGTTAGGCATGTTTAGTGAGGTAGCATACTTTCACATAGATGAAGAACGTGACGGTTTTATTGATAACCGTCCTCACTTTTATGAGAACGACGTTCACAGGAGGAAATGTAGATACTTTCAGGAGTCTCATGACGGGCACCATTTGTATCTTATTGATATATATCGGCCTTGTATTACTAAATTTGAAGTGTTTGAGATGGGGAAAGACTACTCTGGTTGGTTTGTCAAGTACCTTGTTGACATTGATCCCATATGCCGGTGGAACCTGTCTGATCGATTTGTTGTTCTATTTCTAGATCAAgatgaaaatgaagaagaggaaagttCATCTCTGTTGCTGCATATGCCTGGAAAACTCATTTCTTATAATCTTAAGAGCAAGACCTACAAATCTCTTGATTTAACTCCCAAGCCCGGAGTTAATGATTCTCTCTTACGAGTTGAAGCATCTAATCATCGATATATGGAGACTCTGGCCTGTGTGTGA